The region TTTAACGATTGTCTCTTCGGTAATATCCTTTGTCATTACCTTTCATAATCAAACCATCAAAAATCTGCCGTATAGTAATCAGAAGtccataatttttattcattgcaGCTCTCATTTGCCAATACCATCGCAGAGAAAGAAATGAACCTCTAACTGAAAAGGAATACTACCAAGCACTCTCCAGCTGTCTAAGCAATGCCAAGGATTGGCATGGATTTCGCTCAGCTCGTAAAAACCAGAGTGCTGCACTTCGTCGGACAGGACATGGAGATAGAGACGATGGGAGAATTGATTTGGGAAGTGGTGCCAAAGTTGATGAATTCGGTGATCAGGACAGTAGAAATGCTGAACATGATTAAGAgtaaaattagatttttaagACTGAAAATATAGGGTGTGAAAGTTACTGGAAATCGTACTTTCACGTTTTATaatgcattttatttttatcatattgTGACATCACTACATTTTAATTCAATGAAGATCACTGTCTGTTCACTAAAGAATGTCtattatcaaatattttagCATCTCTTACTCGAGAGACAAATTACCTAGTTCACATTTGATTAGATTACTATGAAACATGACTTTTCTGTTCACTAATTATGTAGCAAATTTAgatcattttttcacagaatcATTTGATCTTACATCACTAATTATAACTGAAAATATGAAGCAATGAAGGTTGATCTGAGCCTACGATTACAATCAAAGTATCGACAAGCACGTGGAAGAGAGAAAGACTAATCCAATACGAGATCGGAGATGAATTTACGTGGAGACTTGATCCTAGACAGACtaattttggaagaaattattCTAAATTGTAACTTGTAAGGAATAATAGTACTAGATAAGTATTCTCAGTACTAGGGAATGATAGGCATGTACAAATTTTGACAAAGTATGGGGTTCACTGTAGAAATGGAGGTATTATTTTCCATCACACAAACACACAAAAgtacatattatatgcatTTGCGCATAATTTTGCTGATTCTTACCAAATTGTAAGtatcaattataatataatataatatatatatatatacatactgaCTATATATGTTAGGTAGGATTAGTATATGTTCATAAAATCACAATGACACGCTCCAATGATCACATTGCCCCAGACCTTAAAGGAGTAATTTAACAAGTATCCATGAGTATTAGTGAAATCTGATTTTTCTGAATCTAAATTATTAccctgaaataaaattgaagaacaaATCTTTGGTTCATGTTTATATTGCGATCTTCCAATATACCCATCGGACATAATTATAGACGATTGCATTACGCGAAAGCCCTGTAAAATACAACATTTTTATGCACAAATAATTGATAGTATGTATAAAACTGTACATATTCTGTAACATTGTTCTATCTTTTTATCtgtaatgtatgtacatatattatacatgtttcttttttaagtAATTCTCGTTGTATTGACAATCCCGCATCGTTGCTTTAATATTGTGACTCTGATTCGATTAAATACGATTTGATCCTCACTCAACTTCCTTCCTGTGGATTtgttatttactattttttttttactatttttactACTATTTACTATTTactattttactatttttcacattccTTCTCAAGCCTGCTCGGTAAAATTATGGTCAATAAACGTTTTCATTGGGATTCGGTGGATTTTTCAAAGTGTTGCCATATactacaaatttattatttcaattctaatTTACAGTTTTATGTTCAGTTTACTGCTCGCAATCGCATCCATGGCAGGAGAAccatatcattatttattattatttacaatacaATTGACATCATTgagttataaatttattgcttcagttaagaagaaaaaatgacatgacgtatttcaaaattgcacAATTTTGCACATCCAATCACAAAATTTGTTGGTTGTCATTTTTGTACTTACCGATTTCTTACATCCTTCCAGACGAAGATCAAGGAATCCCGAACAGACTTAGGCGTATGAGTAATGACATAATACAAATTACAGTCACAATTTGCATTCGACTTCGATTTAATTATAAGTCGTCAAGtcgaaattgtatttttataattaaattcaattacatTATCAACTAAACCTTCAAATTCTAATTAAAGTTTAATCAGCCATCATTGCCAATCGATCTACGCGTTGCGATCCTACTGATatacgaagtaaaaaaattatattttcctcGAAATTTTATGTCTTGTTGCTGTTCATAAAATTCAGCTGAAACTGCGATGTTTAGCTGAGTCGATTTACTTTTCGGCAAAATATTGCTTATTAATATTGTTTGCGTCTTTAACGTTGGATCAAAATTCTCAAACAAAGGTAATACTTTACTGCACCTTGTTATAtttattcgaaataaaattgactTTTGTTGCAGCAGCTGAAAGCGCCTCGACCGAGAGTGCTTGCAGCGGTTTTCTTGGGGCATTACCGGATCAGAATTTTGCAAAAACCTTGGTGAAGAGCCAACACCGGAAGCTGGCCTTTCACGAACCGAGGCCATGTGACATCTGCAACCGGGTTTATAGGGATGCGGCAACTCTACGACAACATACCTTCACGATGCACTCGGCGGGAACACACGTTTGCGGTTGTGGCGCTTATTTTTACACGAAGTACGACATGCTGATTCACAGAAAACAGGCTCATTTCTGAACGCCCTCGATTATAGTGAGCCTTAACACGTGTAAAAAGTTCCTAACTCGTTAACGGCGGTAATAACATCACCAAATCAAATTTGTTAATATACTatattacatatgtatgtcTGTAGTGCATAAGCAATTATTTACGTAACTCGTAGATCACTCGACAATGTCGActtatattcatatgtataaaaaatttccgtgcTACCACGGCGAAGATATAAGAAGTCATTCTAACCATAAGCGTGTCCTGGATGAACGCCTTTGATCAGTGAGCATCGGTTGCCGTGGAGATCAAGAGGGTTGTTTACTGAACATATTGCGACCTGCACCTACTGCGTTGCAAAAGAAGAAGCGAATATTCAAAAGTTCCAgctaattttcgaaaacagaAACCGTGACAGGAACATAGAATGGAAGTCGATGAGGAATCTGTGAAGAGCGTCATACGGGATTCAAGTGCGACGGAAgaggaatttcaaaatttcatgcaCCGTGTACATCAGGTTGGTGAGTGATTTCAACCATGCACTTACATGGGCATTCTACAGATTGGTCATATTGACATAATAAGATTAAGTATCAATATTTGTGTTGTATGTATTCTGCATTTTTGCCAAGTATAATATTCTGTCATTTCAGAGAAAATCGTGAAGAAACTTGCGTCAGACAATCCTCAGGAACAGAAGTTGGGCACGATGCTCGCTGACGAAATCTTGGACCCGAAAGTGACGACGGAAATTTCCGATGTTGGAGAGTTGAAAATCAAGAGCAGCCGAACGGTCATTAACAAAATACCGCTGACCGAACAGGAATCGGACCCAAACAAAATGTCACAAGgtgtggaaatttttcatggGCAATGTAACATACTCCGCATGTGTTAATGCAATTCAGCGTAAATTTTATGGTTCAATTTGGTTCTTGGTAAATGATTGTAAAGAGTGAGAGTGCGgtgaagatatatttttttagttctttAAACTAATTACAATCCCGCGATCCTGTGAATATTTTGGCTCCTTCTACCGACGGACTGAatcttttttgaaataaatattcagtATACTTACTAGAAtcaaccatttttttcatcacctaGTTACAGTTTATGAAAAACACAATGCAAATATGCATCGCAATCCGTACTGGTTTTAATCGACCTAGCTAGTCGGCCGGGTACCTGGAGGACCAACAGTGAACTATTTTTCCAGGTATTCATGTCATTGAATGTTTTTCATGCATAATAAAACGAAGATAATCAGCAAGTAACGACTTACTTCGCATAGTGGATTGgtagtatttttttccttacgtTTCAACAGTTTATTTTGTCATAGGAGACCCTGAGACTGCGGAAGGTTCGATGCGTGATATCGAAATTGCAGGATTTGAAGGAATATGGTAATCCTTACGAACTTTGTTACTCGTGTAATCGTTCTTTGTCGtagaaaaaatcgcaaaaatctTGGGGcagtttttagaaaaaagtcTCATTTTTTCGACACCacgaatatcaaaaattcCGCAGTGCCTCACATGAACTTTTTTGTGAACCGCAGGCTGTTCTGTCGGAACACCTGTTCTGATAGAAACATAGTATTTCGCTACTATTACGACTCGCTCCCGGACGACTAGCTTCAACGTAAATAAAATCGTTAGTGAGGTGTTCACGTAAGAGCactggaaaataatttctagtgaattaagaaaaacatggtattcccaaaatacgagtccagaaattcaaaaagttaCTGTGTCTATTTCTGAACTGTACTACTTGATgttggccaaaaaaaatttgtttttctgacGCACAcaagatatatatttacatatacttatatttaAAGGTGAAAATGACTATGTTTTGCAATTTAACCTTTTGGTCATCTTTAATGACTGCCCAAGTCGACAACACTAGGCTGCACTATTAcctattatttaaaatattatatttcaatttttcaatgtatCTAATCGTATAGCATTTGtagcttcttttttttttactgaggtaaatttaaaaattattacctCACAGTTGATTATGTTAAATACAttaatcataaaattacaaGTGACATAAAGAAATGCAAATTACATTTAAGGCCATTAACATTTTCAGAGGCGTTCATGAAGAGTGTAGAAAAGGATGCAAAACAAAGGGCAGAGGAtaggaaaataagaaatgaacgAGCAGATACGTTTAAGAGGATCGCCAACAAAGCATTTAAGGAGCAGAATTATGAAAAGGCTATTACTTACTACACCAAGGCTGTAGAACAGAAGAAAGACTCCGCTATGCTTTGGAATAATAGAGCTCTTTCTTACATGAAATTGGGTCTGTATGAAAAAGCTCTGAACGACTGTGACTGGGCTCTAAAAGTAAACGAATATAACATCAAAGCACTTCTGAATGGCGCCAAGTGCTACAAGTTTTTGAGgcaatacaaaaaatttgacgaatttattCACAGAGCTAAAGAATCAAATCCTGATCTGATTGACTTTAttgatggtaaaaattttggCTAAGAATATAATATCACGAATTGATGGCTTAAGAgtagaataatataaaatatatccaGGAGTGTCGCTTTAAGTCATCAATATGTTCCTGATGAAAATCTAAAACGAACGTTTTTTATGTTCGATGGGAAATTTGTCTTTAGCGAAACACAGCCGTTTGAAATTGACCAATCTGTTAATATTTGATGACTCAGAACAGAACGAGAACAGGGCAAATCGTCATTTGACCATCATGTACTTGGCAGCTATCCTGAGCCATCGGATGCTACCGTATTGGTCATTTTCAAACTGCTGTAAGTTGCcaacaataaattttctatcaGAAATCAGAAACGTTGCTGTTGAAGATGTTCACAAGAAATACATTGATAGCTTATAGAGACGACAGTCCTGGGTCACCAGGTATATAAAAGTATATGATGAATTTGGATACTGATTGATTTTTGCAGACATCTGCCAACCAGAAAGGCACGAAAACGTTGAGTTAAGGGATACCCTACTGTGACAAACGACAAAATACGCTAATTTTCAGGAATTATCTTCGGAAAAGTTACTCatgcaatattaatattttattgatatCAACACATGTACCCGTTAAGAAGcgtattcaaaaaattttatcggaaaaattacaatttgatGAAAGGTACGTCGCTTCGCGTGTTTCGATGATTTTCGTGCACGATCCCTCGGTGTACATGATATCGCAAGTATCGTTGGTctaacgcaaaaaaaaaaaaaatgcttgtTAACTACATTCTATTGGCTATCCGCTGCAAAGCTTTTTTCGTCTTTaatgacaaaagaaaaacctaGATTTTTTTCGACGCTTCTGCCTtttttaaagtgaaaaaataaatcattttactttgataaTTTCACAGTAGGGTAACCCCGTAATTTAAAATTCCAGTGTGCTTTTGTGGCAGTGGTGCCTAACCTTCAGGCTTGCAAATGGTCATACCTGAAATCAAAAGTATCCTGATTTATTTGATATGTGTGCATATCGATAATTCTTCCTCAAGTAGAAAGGgttctgaatttttattcttagaTTTGacccaaacattttttcgagttattttttttaaagttgaACTATATCCCCaaaagcgatttttttttctgtttcacttAGTGAGTTTGACTAAacaattaccaaaaattttaaaaaatttaaaatttccatAATATATTGATTTTGATGTATGTttttagaagaagaaaattcaaaaatgagcAATTTCACTGTTTTCCTGACTTAACAcggagtaaatattttttgatttgttattcatttttttattataaccaTCTGAAATGAAACTGACTATTGCATATAGAACTTCCAAATATGTTAgttaaattgattttcactGATTGTAACCTGTACTAAATTCGactaaaatttacaaacataGTAAAAAATGGgactacatttttttaaattaatttttatttcaactttttgaaaattatttttgaatttagtACAGACAGTGCAATTCAAATTGACGAAAGCAAATTCAACTGGCACATTAGGAAATTCTGTATGAAATAGACAGTTTCATCTTAGAAAGTATtacttaaaaaattaataacaaatcACGAAAAATTATCCTATGCGGACTTAAGGGTGAAAAGTTTTTGTTcactttcactttttttcgaaaaatgataaaaattaaaaatggccTATTACAGAAATCTCCAATTTTGTGTTTGAATTCGAAAATCTcccataattatttttatgatgGGAATTCGACGATATTTTCGAGTAAAAGTTAATATTATATGACtgcatttttttccgaaagcGAGTTATTTTTGAGAGATAAAATTTCGTAAGCTGGCAATGGGtaatcttaaaaatttttggtaattcattcgtcaaaatttataagtgcaaaaaaaaaaaaaaaaaaacactgacATATAGTTTGACATTGGAAACGGTAACTAGAAAGCTATTTTTCACTCAAACCTGACACTCaaaatgcagaaaattttcgtcttgCACGAAAATTATGTACACATACGTGGGTATTTTCCTGACTAGTACAATGTTGAACCTCGCATCTCGATATTTACCTTGCCTTTCCCAATAGCGTTTATAAAAGACTGGtgggaaaaatgatttttttcgacaacAGTTTTGTATTTTGTTACGAAAATTCTGATGTTGGTTTTGTTCACAGAATTCGTGGAAAACTTGGATAATGAGGTAAAAGTTCCACTGAGACAAGAGGTGGGCTACGAATAATATTTGTACAGAAGTAATGAATAATGTCCGATGTTTCAACTGAACAACGAGATTACACAAGGCATTAATTGGAGTTTTGGTGGTCAATAAATATAGTACAATttatttgtaacaaaaatacTTATTAtgtcacaattttttacaatgcAATAACGAAttacgtacgtgtataaatattgcGAGTTGTTTTTATTGGCACCCATTTTAATCAATCTGGTTGATGTGGGATGTCACGATAGATTTAATCTCTGAGcattaatttctttcatttcagaTAACGATCTTGGTTCATGTAGAAAAACTGAGCATTCAATTCCCTAAAAGCAGAATGGCATAGTTATATCTCAGAATTTCCTAATTTTAATAGAAAGCAGTCATAAGTAAAGTtagcattaaaaaaaagtgtggcAACGTGGTTGTTatgcttaaaaaattatttaggtTTTGAAAATAACCCCTACTgttcaataaaaaatcgagCAGCAGGTGCGTTTTAAATTTAGCTCCTTTGACAGAGGAGTCTTTATGTATAATTCCATATATTACCTGCATCCTGGCTGCTCTGACGAACCCTTCATTAGCCGACACAGTGATACTCTTCATATTTT is a window of Neodiprion fabricii isolate iyNeoFabr1 chromosome 6, iyNeoFabr1.1, whole genome shotgun sequence DNA encoding:
- the LOC124185395 gene encoding uncharacterized protein LOC124185395 isoform X1; amino-acid sequence: MMCVLRWRSPRPIAAKRGQSRTKKSQEVKGSTTGGASLTTIESSGREAAESASTESACSGFLGALPDQNFAKTLVKSQHRKLAFHEPRPCDICNRVYRDAATLRQHTFTMHSAGTHVCGCGAYFYTKYDMLIHRKQAHF
- the LOC124185395 gene encoding uncharacterized protein LOC124185395 isoform X2 translates to MMCVLRWRSPRPIAAKRGQSRTKKSQEVKGSTTGGASLTTIESSGREAESASTESACSGFLGALPDQNFAKTLVKSQHRKLAFHEPRPCDICNRVYRDAATLRQHTFTMHSAGTHVCGCGAYFYTKYDMLIHRKQAHF
- the LOC124185389 gene encoding tetratricopeptide repeat protein 12-like encodes the protein MEVDEESVKSVIRDSSATEEEFQNFMHRVHQVEKIVKKLASDNPQEQKLGTMLADEILDPKVTTEISDVGELKIKSSRTVINKIPLTEQESDPNKMSQEAFMKSVEKDAKQRAEDRKIRNERADTFKRIANKAFKEQNYEKAITYYTKAVEQKKDSAMLWNNRALSYMKLGLYEKALNDCDWALKVNEYNIKALLNGAKCYKFLRQYKKFDEFIHRAKESNPDLIDFIDEFVENLDNEVKVPLRQEVGYE